One genomic window of Vibrio mangrovi includes the following:
- the menD gene encoding 2-succinyl-5-enolpyruvyl-6-hydroxy-3-cyclohexene-1-carboxylic-acid synthase, which produces MKSQQAVLNRVWSRLILEELSRLGVRDVCIAPGSRSTPLTLEADAHPALRLHPHFDERGLGYLALGLAKASQKPVAVIVTSGTAVANLLPCVAEANLTGEKLVLLTADRPVELIDCGANQAIEQPGIFSAHTVQTINLPSPTAMIAPGWLLTTLDQALFHQSRVGGVVHINCPFPEPLYSQIEDVDASDYLAGVQPWLATGSPYSSRQGYQLPPVQAAPELFNCKGVVIIGSLPVAEAEKARDFAQMLGWPVLCDPQSGVGSDWACFDLWLQHETCRDILCGCELIVQFGAHLVSKRLNQWLQQQIEQQGSRYLYLSAREQRNNPSHLPQQHLVTRIDTWVDVQTEQYRIQGNNISVGWADELLPLIRRIPELTQQVAEAESRLCELDVAMSVATLTPEADLFIGNSLIVRLVDMFGTAQKRAVYSNRGASGIDGIVATAAGIQRERQQPMLLLLGDTSLLYDLNSLALLTRTCQPFVVVVTNNDGGAIFDLLPVPPEQKTDLYQMPHGYHFEHAAAQFGLGYENPQDLTAFQQCIDRHIDSGSGGLIVEVTVPAGQAAQHITQVVNDVRSL; this is translated from the coding sequence GTGAAATCTCAACAAGCGGTGTTGAACCGGGTCTGGAGTCGCTTGATTCTGGAAGAGTTGTCTCGTCTGGGAGTCCGTGATGTCTGTATTGCCCCGGGATCCCGTTCTACGCCCCTGACGCTGGAGGCAGATGCGCATCCGGCGCTGCGGCTGCATCCTCATTTTGATGAAAGAGGGCTGGGTTATCTGGCATTAGGACTGGCAAAAGCCAGCCAGAAACCGGTCGCCGTGATTGTGACATCCGGTACGGCGGTAGCTAATTTACTGCCGTGTGTTGCCGAAGCGAATCTGACCGGAGAAAAACTGGTGCTTTTAACTGCCGATCGCCCGGTTGAGCTGATTGACTGCGGTGCAAATCAGGCCATTGAACAGCCGGGGATTTTTTCTGCTCATACAGTTCAGACGATCAACCTGCCCAGTCCGACAGCGATGATTGCTCCCGGCTGGCTGCTGACAACCCTTGATCAGGCGTTATTTCATCAGTCTCGTGTCGGTGGTGTCGTACATATCAATTGCCCGTTTCCCGAACCGTTGTATTCTCAGATCGAAGATGTTGATGCTTCCGATTATCTGGCTGGGGTTCAGCCCTGGCTGGCGACCGGTTCACCGTATAGCTCCAGACAAGGATATCAGTTGCCGCCGGTTCAGGCTGCCCCCGAACTTTTTAACTGTAAAGGTGTGGTGATTATCGGTTCTCTTCCTGTTGCCGAGGCAGAAAAAGCCAGAGATTTTGCGCAGATGTTGGGATGGCCGGTGCTGTGTGATCCTCAGTCCGGCGTCGGCAGTGACTGGGCCTGCTTTGATCTGTGGTTACAGCATGAAACATGCAGAGATATTCTCTGTGGATGTGAACTAATTGTCCAATTCGGCGCTCATCTGGTTTCCAAACGGTTGAATCAGTGGCTGCAACAACAGATTGAGCAACAGGGGAGTCGCTATCTGTATCTCTCTGCGCGTGAGCAGCGGAATAACCCGTCTCATTTGCCGCAGCAGCATCTGGTGACCCGGATTGATACATGGGTTGATGTTCAGACCGAGCAATACCGGATTCAGGGAAATAATATTTCGGTCGGCTGGGCAGATGAACTGTTACCACTGATCAGGCGGATTCCGGAGCTGACACAGCAAGTGGCTGAGGCCGAGTCCCGCCTCTGTGAACTGGACGTGGCAATGTCGGTTGCAACGCTGACCCCGGAGGCTGATTTATTTATCGGTAACAGTCTGATTGTCCGGCTGGTCGATATGTTCGGTACTGCCCAAAAACGGGCGGTTTATTCCAATCGTGGTGCATCAGGGATCGATGGGATTGTTGCCACAGCAGCCGGTATTCAACGAGAACGACAGCAGCCGATGTTATTACTTCTGGGTGACACTTCACTGTTATATGACCTGAATTCTCTGGCTTTGCTGACACGAACCTGCCAGCCTTTCGTTGTGGTTGTGACCAACAATGATGGTGGAGCAATTTTTGACCTGCTTCCGGTTCCGCCGGAACAGAAAACTGACTTGTACCAGATGCCGCACGGTTATCATTTTGAACATGCAGCAGCGCAGTTTGGTCTGGGTTATGAAAATCCACAGGATTTGACGGCGTTTCAGCAGTGTATCGACCGGCATATTGACAGTGGCAGTGGCGGGTTGATTGTTGAGGTGACAGTTCCTGCCGGACAGGCAGCACAGCATATAACTCAGGTGGTAAATGATGTCCGGTCTTTATAG
- a CDS encoding isochorismate synthase, whose product MSYFHQAVNQLIHQIHNASPQDCRCRQVLDLPPDFTLSDWLAAQTLFPKFYWQDREEREEVVALGACITFSDPAPAYPIISASQRIWGGRSFDGHTAKNPRCMEAFFFLPQVELIREGASWSLCANFTQEREETIRALRQLQADVPVLPSIATSVLAVHHSPHRDQWCQLIEQALSAMAQNQFDKVVLARQSTFELARPIQAEQLLKESRQQNHQSFHFLLALDPQHSFVGSTPERLYRRNGDELLTEALAGTIGRSDDMQQDLALSDWLIHDDKNVTENQYVVDDIVDRLTPLAHCVDIGPETQLVKLRRVQHLKRRIQAALLPEINGVQLLGALQPTAAVAGLPRQAAKAFIERYEPFPRGWYAGSMGYISHQQAEFCVAIRSALVAEKQVRLFAGAGIVAGSVAEHEWLELDRKMSTLLSLITETCPEEVVS is encoded by the coding sequence TTGTCTTATTTTCACCAAGCAGTAAACCAACTCATTCATCAGATCCACAATGCTTCACCGCAGGATTGCCGTTGCCGGCAAGTGCTTGACTTACCTCCGGACTTTACGTTATCTGACTGGCTTGCCGCACAGACGCTGTTTCCGAAATTCTACTGGCAGGACCGGGAAGAGCGGGAAGAAGTCGTTGCACTGGGAGCCTGTATAACTTTCTCTGATCCTGCACCGGCCTATCCGATTATTTCAGCATCCCAGCGTATCTGGGGTGGTCGCTCGTTTGATGGTCACACAGCCAAGAATCCCCGCTGTATGGAAGCGTTTTTCTTTTTGCCGCAGGTTGAGCTGATCCGTGAGGGAGCATCATGGTCTCTGTGCGCTAATTTTACGCAGGAGCGTGAAGAAACTATCCGGGCGTTAAGGCAGCTTCAGGCGGATGTCCCGGTACTGCCATCGATTGCGACTTCGGTACTCGCCGTTCATCACTCGCCACATCGTGACCAGTGGTGTCAGTTGATCGAACAGGCTTTGTCTGCCATGGCACAAAACCAGTTTGACAAAGTGGTTCTGGCCCGTCAGTCGACATTCGAACTGGCCCGGCCGATTCAGGCGGAGCAACTGTTAAAAGAGAGCCGACAGCAGAATCATCAGAGCTTTCACTTTTTACTGGCACTGGATCCGCAACATAGTTTTGTCGGTTCGACACCGGAGCGTCTGTACCGACGTAACGGTGATGAACTGCTGACAGAAGCACTGGCCGGAACGATCGGCCGGAGCGATGATATGCAACAAGATTTGGCTTTGTCCGACTGGCTGATTCATGACGATAAGAATGTCACGGAAAATCAGTATGTTGTCGATGACATTGTTGATCGTTTAACCCCGTTGGCCCATTGTGTCGATATCGGGCCGGAAACACAATTGGTGAAATTACGCCGGGTTCAGCATCTGAAACGTCGGATTCAGGCGGCATTGTTGCCGGAAATTAATGGCGTGCAGTTGCTTGGTGCATTACAGCCGACGGCTGCTGTTGCCGGTTTACCGAGACAGGCGGCCAAAGCGTTTATTGAACGCTATGAACCTTTTCCCAGAGGGTGGTATGCCGGTTCGATGGGCTATATCAGTCATCAGCAGGCAGAGTTCTGTGTTGCTATCCGTAGTGCGCTGGTGGCGGAGAAACAGGTCAGACTTTTTGCCGGAGCCGGTATTGTCGCCGGTTCGGTTGCTGAACATGAGTGGCTCGAACTGGATCGTAAAATGTCAACCTTACTCAGCCTGATCACGGAAACGTGTCCGGAGGAAGTTGTATCGTGA